The following proteins are encoded in a genomic region of Microcoleus sp. FACHB-68:
- a CDS encoding glutamate synthase-related protein, producing the protein MNNSSVNHNGTQNQGNQDEDKSLFGQRWLVEERDACGVGFIANLKGQASHEIVANALSALTCLEHRGACSADQDSGDGAGVMTAIPWELLDGWMSEGDIQRDPGAETAVGMVFLPQDAAQAKACREVVEKVLVEEGLTLLGWRTVPVRPEILGMQARENQPQIEQVIVQSKQWRGDELERRLYLARRSFGKTLHSMETGKWGDDFYVCSFSCRTIVYKGMVRSAVLGEFYLDLQNPAYKSVFAVYHRRFSTNTMPRWPLAQPMRLLGHNGEINTLLGNINWMMAREGSLSHPFWDGRIEDLKPLVKPDNSDSATLDNVMELLVRSGRSPQEALMIMVPEAYKNQPALDEYPEIVDFYEYYSGLQEPWDGPALLVFSDGKLVGATLDRNGLRPARYALTRDGMVIVASEAGVVELPEADIVEKGRLGPGQMIAVDLEAGEIIKNWEIKQRIAKTQPYGQWLRQHRRELSLQPFPEAAQMEIGDVLRYQTAFGYTAEDVEMVIEEMAVSGKEPTFCMGDDIPLAVLSERPHLLYDYFKQRFAQVTNPPIDPLREGMVMSLSMQLGERGNILEAKPEYANRLKISTPVINEAELESIRTSGLESATLSTLFEIAAGPQGLAEAVSRLREEAAEAVRAGKKILILSDRAQKITDELSYIPPLLAVGAVHHHLIRQGLRMKTSLIVDTAQCWSTHHFACLIGYGASSVCPYLAWESVRQWVFNPRTQNLMERGKIASVSVDKAQENYRKAIEGGLLKILSKMGISLLSSYQGAQIFEAIGIGSDLIGLGFTGTTSRIGGLSVSELAQEVLAFHSKAFPELNIKKLENYGFVQYRPGGEYHMNSPEMAKALHKAVENKAHDHYELYQKSLQGRPVTALRDLLDFNADRPSIPIEEVEPVENIMTRFCTGGMSLGALSPEAHEVLAIAMNRISGKSNSGEGGEDPVRFKVLDDVDETGHSPLMPHLKGLRNGDTASSAIKQVASGRFGVTPEYLMNAKQIEIKMAQGAKPGEGGQLPGKKVSPYIAMLRRSKPGVTLISPPPHHDIYSIEDLSQLIFDLHQINPKAGVSVKLVAEIGIGTVAAGVAKANADIIQISGHDGGTGASPLSSIKHAGSPWELGLTEVHRVLMDNQLRDRVLLRVDGGFKTGWDVLMGALMGGEEYGFGSIAMIAEGCIMARICHTNTCPVGVATQQEKLRQRFTGIPEHVVNFFYFVAEEVRSLLARLGYRSLNEIIGRADLLKVKEGVQLTKTKSLNLDCLLKLPDSRENRDWLHHEPVHSNGPVLDDELLADSEIQGAIQSQGSVTKTYRLVNTDRTVGARLSGAIAQKYGNTGFEGQITLNFTGSAGQSFGAFNLPGMTLILEGEANDYVGKGLHGGEIIIKPPAEATYDPAQNVIIGNTCLYGATGGFLFANGQAGERFAVRNSMAKAVIEGAGDHCAEYMTGGAIVVLGRVGRNVGAGMTGGMGYFLDEDGSFPQKVNYEIVKIQRICTAAGEQQLKELIELHADRTGSQKAKTILENWSEYLPKFYQVVPPSEADSPEASAEAPTEKVPVKA; encoded by the coding sequence ATGAACAATTCGAGCGTGAATCACAACGGCACACAAAATCAGGGAAATCAAGACGAAGATAAAAGCCTTTTCGGGCAGCGCTGGCTAGTAGAGGAACGAGATGCCTGTGGTGTCGGCTTCATTGCCAACTTAAAAGGGCAAGCGAGCCATGAAATTGTGGCCAACGCCTTGTCCGCGCTCACCTGTTTGGAACACCGGGGAGCCTGTAGCGCCGATCAAGATTCAGGGGATGGGGCGGGTGTGATGACAGCAATCCCCTGGGAACTGCTTGATGGGTGGATGAGCGAGGGGGATATTCAACGCGATCCGGGCGCAGAAACCGCAGTGGGGATGGTTTTTCTGCCCCAAGATGCAGCCCAGGCAAAAGCTTGCCGCGAAGTTGTCGAAAAAGTTTTAGTTGAAGAAGGACTGACGCTGCTCGGCTGGCGCACAGTGCCGGTGCGCCCAGAGATCCTGGGGATGCAAGCGCGGGAAAACCAACCGCAAATCGAACAAGTGATTGTTCAGTCTAAGCAGTGGCGCGGAGATGAACTCGAACGCCGGCTCTATCTTGCCCGCCGCTCATTTGGCAAAACCCTGCACAGCATGGAAACCGGCAAATGGGGAGACGATTTTTATGTGTGCTCCTTCTCTTGCCGCACCATTGTTTATAAAGGCATGGTGCGCTCAGCCGTGCTGGGAGAATTTTATCTCGATTTACAAAACCCAGCCTACAAGAGCGTTTTTGCGGTCTATCACCGGCGCTTCAGCACCAATACGATGCCCCGTTGGCCCCTAGCACAGCCGATGCGTCTGTTAGGCCACAACGGCGAAATTAACACGCTGCTGGGCAACATTAACTGGATGATGGCGCGGGAAGGCAGCTTGTCCCATCCGTTTTGGGACGGTCGGATTGAGGATCTCAAACCGTTGGTGAAGCCAGATAACAGCGACTCCGCCACGCTGGATAACGTGATGGAACTGTTAGTGCGCTCAGGACGCAGTCCTCAAGAAGCGCTGATGATCATGGTGCCAGAAGCGTACAAAAATCAGCCGGCTTTGGATGAGTATCCAGAAATTGTAGATTTCTACGAATATTACAGCGGCCTGCAAGAGCCGTGGGATGGCCCTGCCTTATTGGTATTCAGTGATGGCAAGCTGGTGGGAGCCACCCTTGATCGCAATGGACTCAGACCGGCTCGTTACGCCCTCACTCGCGACGGTATGGTGATTGTGGCATCAGAAGCCGGTGTGGTGGAGTTGCCCGAAGCAGACATTGTGGAAAAAGGCCGATTGGGTCCTGGGCAAATGATTGCCGTTGACCTCGAAGCCGGGGAAATTATCAAAAACTGGGAGATTAAACAGCGCATTGCCAAAACCCAGCCTTATGGACAGTGGCTGCGGCAACACCGGCGCGAATTATCACTGCAACCGTTCCCCGAAGCCGCCCAAATGGAAATCGGTGACGTGCTGCGCTATCAAACCGCCTTTGGCTACACCGCTGAAGACGTAGAGATGGTGATCGAAGAAATGGCGGTCAGTGGCAAGGAACCCACGTTCTGCATGGGAGATGACATTCCCTTAGCTGTACTCTCAGAACGCCCTCACTTGCTCTACGACTACTTCAAACAGCGCTTCGCTCAAGTTACCAACCCTCCCATTGACCCTCTGCGGGAAGGGATGGTGATGTCTTTAAGTATGCAGCTCGGTGAGCGGGGAAATATCCTGGAAGCCAAGCCAGAATATGCCAACCGGCTCAAGATTTCCACGCCGGTGATCAATGAGGCAGAATTAGAGTCAATTCGCACATCGGGTTTGGAATCAGCAACCTTATCCACTTTATTTGAGATTGCTGCCGGCCCTCAAGGACTCGCTGAAGCCGTCAGCCGGCTGCGGGAAGAAGCGGCAGAAGCGGTACGTGCTGGGAAAAAGATTCTAATTCTCAGTGATCGCGCCCAAAAAATTACAGATGAGCTGAGCTACATTCCCCCTCTGTTAGCCGTGGGTGCCGTCCACCACCACTTGATTCGTCAAGGGTTGCGGATGAAAACCTCTTTAATTGTCGATACCGCGCAATGCTGGAGTACCCACCACTTTGCCTGCCTAATTGGCTATGGCGCGAGTTCTGTGTGCCCCTACTTAGCCTGGGAAAGTGTGCGGCAGTGGGTGTTCAATCCCAGAACTCAAAATCTGATGGAACGGGGCAAGATTGCTTCGGTGAGCGTGGACAAAGCTCAGGAGAACTATCGCAAGGCAATAGAAGGTGGCTTGCTGAAAATTCTCTCGAAAATGGGCATTTCCCTGCTTTCCAGCTACCAAGGGGCGCAAATTTTTGAAGCGATCGGAATTGGGTCAGATTTAATTGGGTTGGGCTTCACCGGCACTACATCCCGCATCGGAGGGCTGTCTGTCAGCGAACTGGCTCAGGAAGTCTTGGCATTCCACAGCAAGGCTTTCCCAGAACTGAATATCAAGAAGCTAGAAAACTATGGCTTTGTTCAATACCGGCCCGGTGGCGAGTATCACATGAACAGCCCGGAAATGGCCAAGGCGCTGCACAAGGCGGTGGAAAATAAGGCGCACGACCACTATGAGCTGTATCAAAAATCTCTGCAAGGACGCCCGGTAACTGCCTTGCGGGATTTGCTGGATTTCAATGCTGATCGCCCCTCAATTCCGATTGAGGAAGTTGAGCCGGTGGAAAACATTATGACGCGCTTCTGCACCGGCGGGATGTCCTTGGGGGCGCTGTCCCCGGAGGCTCATGAGGTGCTGGCCATTGCCATGAATCGCATCAGCGGTAAATCTAACTCCGGTGAAGGTGGGGAAGATCCGGTGCGGTTTAAGGTGCTTGATGATGTGGATGAAACAGGGCATTCTCCGTTGATGCCGCACCTCAAAGGCTTGCGGAATGGCGATACGGCATCGTCTGCAATCAAACAGGTAGCATCGGGCCGGTTTGGGGTGACGCCTGAGTATTTGATGAATGCCAAGCAGATTGAAATTAAGATGGCTCAGGGTGCGAAACCCGGTGAAGGTGGCCAATTGCCTGGGAAGAAGGTTAGCCCCTATATTGCCATGTTGCGCCGGTCAAAGCCGGGAGTGACGCTAATTTCGCCGCCGCCTCACCATGATATTTATTCGATTGAGGATTTATCCCAGTTGATTTTTGACCTGCACCAGATTAATCCCAAGGCTGGGGTTTCGGTGAAGTTGGTGGCGGAAATTGGCATCGGGACGGTGGCTGCCGGTGTGGCGAAGGCAAATGCGGATATTATCCAAATTTCTGGCCACGATGGCGGCACCGGCGCGTCTCCCCTGAGTTCGATTAAGCACGCCGGTTCGCCTTGGGAATTGGGACTGACGGAAGTGCATCGGGTGCTGATGGACAACCAGTTGCGGGATCGCGTTCTCCTGCGGGTTGATGGCGGCTTCAAAACCGGCTGGGATGTGCTGATGGGCGCTTTGATGGGTGGCGAAGAGTATGGTTTTGGTTCGATTGCCATGATTGCGGAAGGCTGCATTATGGCCCGGATCTGCCATACCAATACCTGCCCGGTTGGGGTGGCGACTCAGCAAGAAAAGCTGCGCCAGCGCTTCACCGGCATCCCCGAACACGTTGTTAATTTCTTTTACTTTGTGGCAGAGGAAGTGCGTTCTTTGCTGGCGCGGTTAGGCTACCGATCTCTCAATGAGATTATCGGGCGTGCGGATCTGCTGAAGGTAAAGGAAGGCGTGCAACTGACGAAAACCAAGTCTCTGAATTTAGATTGTCTGCTCAAGTTACCGGATAGCCGAGAAAATCGCGATTGGTTGCACCATGAGCCGGTTCACAGCAACGGGCCGGTTTTGGATGATGAGTTGTTAGCTGACTCGGAAATTCAAGGGGCGATCCAAAGTCAGGGCAGCGTGACGAAAACTTACCGACTGGTGAATACAGACCGAACCGTAGGGGCACGGCTGTCGGGTGCGATTGCTCAAAAGTACGGCAACACCGGCTTTGAGGGTCAAATTACACTCAATTTCACCGGAAGTGCCGGCCAAAGTTTTGGGGCGTTCAACCTTCCGGGCATGACGCTGATCCTAGAGGGTGAAGCGAATGATTATGTGGGTAAAGGGTTGCACGGGGGCGAGATTATTATTAAGCCGCCGGCTGAGGCTACCTATGATCCAGCACAAAATGTGATTATTGGCAATACTTGCTTATATGGTGCAACCGGCGGCTTTTTGTTTGCCAATGGCCAAGCCGGTGAGCGGTTTGCGGTGCGGAACTCAATGGCGAAGGCTGTGATTGAGGGTGCCGGTGATCACTGCGCTGAATACATGACCGGCGGTGCAATCGTTGTCCTCGGCAGGGTTGGCCGCAATGTGGGTGCCGGCATGACGGGTGGGATGGGCTACTTCTTAGATGAAGATGGTAGTTTCCCGCAAAAAGTCAATTACGAAATTGTTAAGATTCAGCGGATCTGCACGGCTGCCGGTGAGCAGCAGCTTAAGGAGTTGATTGAGCTGCACGCAGATCGCACTGGCAGCCAAAAGGCGAAGACGATCTTGGAAAATTGGTCTGAGTACCTGCCGAAGTTCTATCAGGTTGTGCCGCCTTCTGAGGCTGACAGTCCTGAAGCAAGTGCTGAAGCCCCGACTGAAAAGGTTCCAGTAAAAGCATAG